The genome window GTGTTTTAACGGTAAAACCCGGTACTGGTGATATCCGCAGCAAAGAGTCGTTTTGCGATGTTCAACTGCATCTGGAATGGCGGGTTGGCAAAGACCGGATGGATAAAGAAGGTCAGCTGCGTAACAACAGCGGCATCTTTTTACAGGAAATGTACGAAATCCAGATTTTAGATTCGTACCAGAACAAAACTTATCCAAATGGCCAGGCTGGTGCTGTGTATAAGCAGACTATTCCGCTGGCGAACGCAACACGTCCTACAGGTGAGTGGCAAGAATACGACATCATCTACAAAGCACCACGTTTTGACGGTGAAAAGCGGTTATCGCCAGGTTATGTCACAGTGCTGCACAATGGCGTGTTGTTGCAAAACCACACTGAAATTGCTGGTACCACTGAATGGATAGGTGCACCGCAAGTGAAAGCGCATGGCTGCTTGCCACTGAAATTGCAGGATCACGGTGACAGCGTTAGTTTCCGCAATATCTGGGTTCGTAAGCTCTAACCTAAAATGGGGTCAGATCACATTGTTAACGGTTAACAATGTGATCTGACCCCATTTTCATTACTTCATGTCTGCGATGATAGCTTGCAAGCCTTTAAGTGAAGCTTCAACACTTTGCATAGGGGTTTTACCAGCAGGGTAAGATTCCTGTTCTACCACCAGCCACTGAGTGCCACCTATAGTTTTATTGGCGGTGATCAAAGCTTTCCAGTCGGTCGTGTCTTTACCAAGGATAGGATCTTCAGTATTACCAGGCTCTGGTGCCGAAGCTTTGTAGTGAGTGGTAATAGTGCGGCCAGGATAAGCTTTGACAAAATCCACAGGATCTTTGCCTGCTACTTCAGTCCAGCCCACATCTTGCTGCAAAATAACTTTGCTGTTGGTGTTTTTGCCAATCACATCCCATGGCGTTTTACCCATTTCGCCCAACATTTCTGGTTTGTGGTTGTGATAACCCACCTGCATACCTAAAGGTGTCAGTTTTTCTTGTACAGCAGCTAAATCAGCAGCTACGGCTTTTGCGCCTTCAACAGTAAAAGCACGCTGATCCATTGGAATAATTAAATAATTGCAATCTATGGCTTTATAAAAAGCGACAGTGGTCTCAAGTTGCTCCGGGCTAAGCTTTTCAAAAGGTACATGAGCACCTGAAGCTTTTAATCCCAGCTTGTTTAAAAATGCTTTTAAACCTGCGGCGTCATTAGCGTATTTGCCAAAAAAGCCTGCAAACTCAACACCATCAAAACCCATAGCTGCGAGCTTGGTGAGAGTGCCTTCAAAGTCTGCCTGCATCGCATCTTTGACTGACCATAACTGCACACTCAATTGAGGTGTAGTGGCTGCAACTGCTGTTGTATCGGCATAGCTGAAGCCAGCAGCAGTGCTTGCTAAAACCAGGCTGAGTACCCCAGCAGTTTTTGTCAGTTTTTTCTTTAAAAAAAGCATAACCCTGTCCTTTTTATTGTCATTGGAAGCGGTTTCAGAGTGCTTGATTTTGGCTTACAGATCAATGCTAAATGCGTTAGTTGGCGGGTTCTTACCGGATTAAATTACAGCAGAAAATAAATGGGCTGCACTGATGCAGCCCAAAGCAGAAAATTAACTGGATTTAGTCTTTAATCTGACCAGTAAACTGGCTACTGCAGCCGCAGTGGCCAGGCTGATGACACCAGTCCAACCGAACTCTGCCAGTGCTTTACTGCCAAGTGCTGAACCTGTCGCCATACCAATAAATACGGAGGTAAATAACAGCGCATTTAATCGGCCACGGGCCGGAGGCTCCAGGCCATACACCAGAGTTTGATTGGCGATAAGTGCGGCTTGTACACCTAAATCAAAACCTATAGCGCTAAGGAGAATTAGAACGATCTGGCCATTGACGGGCAACAACGACAGCAAAAACATAGCCGCGAAGGATAAAGCCACCAAAGCCGCTGCCAGTTGAGTGACACGCTCCGGCCCTTGTTTATCAGCGATAGCGCCAGCCAAAGGTGCGGCCAATGCGCCAGCAGCTCCTGCCAAACCAAAGGCTCCGGCTACTGCGCTGCCAAACTGGAAGTCTGTGTGCAGCATTACCGCCAAAGTCGACCAAAAGGCACTAAAGGCGACAGACAATAAGCCCTGGGACAAAGCTGCACGGCGCAGATCGGTATATTTTGTCCACAGCCCGACCATAGATTTCAACAACGCCGGATAACTCAGTTTAGTGTCGACATCAAAATCAGGTAATAACCACCAGAGCCGAAATCCAATCAGCAAAATACTCAGAGCCGCCAGTTCGTACATAAAACGCCAGCCGTAATACTCGCCAATAGTGCCACTTAATACTCTGGACAATAAGATGCCGGTTAATAATCCGGTCATCACTGTGCCTACAGTTCGTCCTCTATGTTCAGCAGGGGCTAAAGCTGCAGTCGCAGGCACTATATCTTGTGCCATAGTGGCCAGAATACCTATAGCCAGGCTGGCGAGCAGCAGGCCTTCAATAGCTGGCATCAGCGAGCAAATTAACAGGGCTAAACTCAGTAGCAGGCTTTTTAGCAGAATAATGTAACGTCTGTTGAATTTATCCCCTAAAGGCACCAACAGCAGAATACCCAGCGCATACCCTATTTGGGTGAAGGTGGGAACAAAACCAGTGCTGCTGACACTGGCCTGTAAGTCCTGCGCCATCAACCCAAGCAAAGGCTGGTTGTAATAAATAGTCGCGACGCTTAAACCTGTGCCTGTGGCCAGAGTAAAGATAGTCTGACG of Rheinheimera sp. MM224 contains these proteins:
- a CDS encoding sugar phosphate isomerase/epimerase family protein, with amino-acid sequence MLFLKKKLTKTAGVLSLVLASTAAGFSYADTTAVAATTPQLSVQLWSVKDAMQADFEGTLTKLAAMGFDGVEFAGFFGKYANDAAGLKAFLNKLGLKASGAHVPFEKLSPEQLETTVAFYKAIDCNYLIIPMDQRAFTVEGAKAVAADLAAVQEKLTPLGMQVGYHNHKPEMLGEMGKTPWDVIGKNTNSKVILQQDVGWTEVAGKDPVDFVKAYPGRTITTHYKASAPEPGNTEDPILGKDTTDWKALITANKTIGGTQWLVVEQESYPAGKTPMQSVEASLKGLQAIIADMK
- a CDS encoding DUF1080 domain-containing protein; the encoded protein is MNYVWIGVALSLSTAAIAATDISKLTEAERHALAAKTEVWTPVPPVVTTAEGQAPSDAIQLLDKNLSQWQSVNTGAAAQWTMTEGVLTVKPGTGDIRSKESFCDVQLHLEWRVGKDRMDKEGQLRNNSGIFLQEMYEIQILDSYQNKTYPNGQAGAVYKQTIPLANATRPTGEWQEYDIIYKAPRFDGEKRLSPGYVTVLHNGVLLQNHTEIAGTTEWIGAPQVKAHGCLPLKLQDHGDSVSFRNIWVRKL
- a CDS encoding MFS transporter; translated protein: MSAQDVLHSAEINPLSRQTIFTLATGTGLSVATIYYNQPLLGLMAQDLQASVSSTGFVPTFTQIGYALGILLLVPLGDKFNRRYIILLKSLLLSLALLICSLMPAIEGLLLASLAIGILATMAQDIVPATAALAPAEHRGRTVGTVMTGLLTGILLSRVLSGTIGEYYGWRFMYELAALSILLIGFRLWWLLPDFDVDTKLSYPALLKSMVGLWTKYTDLRRAALSQGLLSVAFSAFWSTLAVMLHTDFQFGSAVAGAFGLAGAAGALAAPLAGAIADKQGPERVTQLAAALVALSFAAMFLLSLLPVNGQIVLILLSAIGFDLGVQAALIANQTLVYGLEPPARGRLNALLFTSVFIGMATGSALGSKALAEFGWTGVISLATAAAVASLLVRLKTKSS